A window of Streptomyces caniferus contains these coding sequences:
- a CDS encoding AIM24 family protein yields the protein MQSPLFAFTEAQTQDRYALQNSQLLRVALQGHEDLLARKGAMVAYQGLLEFDGNYQTPGQHRTRAHSGEGLDLMRVSGQGTVYLANLAQYIHVVDVDHDGLTVDSSYVLALDSRLHWEVVSVDSQYGISGTGKYQLNISGQGQVVLMTSGEPLMLQVTPDKYVNADADAVVAWSASLRVQMQAQTHSSGVFRRRGNTGEGWELSFLGQGYALVQPSELLPPQNAVIGSGAAAQFGMGQQGARGMNQGNIFTN from the coding sequence ATGCAGAGTCCGCTTTTCGCCTTCACGGAGGCACAGACCCAGGACCGCTACGCCCTGCAGAACAGCCAGCTGCTGCGCGTCGCCCTCCAGGGCCACGAGGACCTTCTCGCCCGCAAGGGCGCGATGGTCGCCTACCAGGGGCTGCTCGAATTCGACGGCAACTACCAGACGCCCGGCCAGCACCGCACCCGCGCGCATTCCGGCGAGGGTCTCGACCTGATGCGCGTCTCCGGGCAGGGCACGGTCTACCTGGCCAACCTCGCCCAGTACATCCATGTCGTCGACGTCGACCACGACGGCCTGACCGTGGACAGCAGTTACGTCCTGGCGCTGGACTCCCGCCTCCACTGGGAGGTCGTCTCCGTCGACAGCCAGTACGGCATCTCCGGCACCGGCAAGTACCAGCTCAACATCTCCGGGCAGGGCCAGGTGGTCCTGATGACCTCCGGCGAACCGCTGATGCTGCAGGTCACGCCCGACAAGTACGTCAACGCCGACGCCGACGCGGTGGTCGCCTGGTCCGCCTCGCTGCGGGTGCAGATGCAGGCGCAGACGCACTCCTCGGGAGTGTTCCGCCGGCGCGGCAACACCGGCGAGGGCTGGGAGCTCAGCTTCCTCGGCCAGGGCTACGCACTGGTCCAGCCCAGCGAGCTGCTGCCGCCGCAGAACGCCGTCATCGGCTCCGGTGCGGCCGCCCAGTTCGGCATGGGCCAGCAGGGCGCGCGGGGCATGAACCAGGGCAACATCTTCACCAACTGA
- a CDS encoding AIM24 family protein, producing the protein MNQQQLSGYVPTPPAARMENHGSAMVKIAMQSGQDVFARTGSMVAYEGFVQYEPNPPAVRQMASQWITGEGAPLMKCSGDGLLYLADYGADVVCINLDGDSLSVNGTNLLAFDAQLQWGVQRVKGMAKFAGQGLFNVGISGTGWVALTSRGTPIVVDCGRGEDETYVDPDALVAWSTNLKMKGKRSFKASSMIGRGSGEAYQLGFSGHGFVVVQPSEDSTDRLRARG; encoded by the coding sequence ATGAACCAGCAGCAGCTGTCGGGCTACGTCCCGACCCCGCCCGCCGCCCGTATGGAGAACCACGGCAGCGCCATGGTGAAGATCGCCATGCAGAGCGGCCAGGACGTCTTCGCGCGCACCGGCTCGATGGTCGCCTACGAAGGCTTCGTCCAGTACGAGCCGAACCCGCCCGCCGTCCGCCAGATGGCGTCCCAGTGGATCACCGGCGAAGGCGCACCTTTGATGAAGTGCTCCGGAGACGGCCTGCTCTACCTCGCCGACTACGGCGCCGACGTCGTCTGCATCAACCTCGACGGCGATTCGCTCTCCGTCAACGGCACCAACCTCCTCGCCTTCGACGCACAGCTCCAGTGGGGCGTGCAGCGCGTCAAGGGCATGGCGAAGTTCGCCGGCCAGGGGCTCTTCAACGTCGGTATCTCCGGCACCGGCTGGGTCGCCCTGACCTCCCGGGGCACGCCCATCGTCGTCGACTGCGGCCGCGGCGAGGACGAGACGTATGTGGACCCGGACGCCCTGGTCGCCTGGTCGACCAATCTGAAGATGAAGGGCAAGCGCAGCTTCAAGGCGTCCTCGATGATCGGGCGCGGCAGCGGCGAGGCGTACCAACTGGGCTTCTCCGGCCACGGGTTCGTCGTCGTCCAGCCCAGCGAGGACAGCACCGACCGGCTCCGGGCCCGGGGCTGA